One region of Mucilaginibacter sp. 14171R-50 genomic DNA includes:
- a CDS encoding HAD-IIIA family hydrolase, with amino-acid sequence MPEKIKAVFLDRDGVLNQEMGDYVCRLEDFHVLDNFEALKELQDRGYMLLVATNQGGLAKGWYDEAELTKMHAHLKQVYYEHGVEITDFFYCPHHPNFTGDCDCRKPKPGLLLQGIEKYNIDPSRSYFIGDRERDVEAGVAAGVKGILINSDQPISTILDLID; translated from the coding sequence ATGCCCGAAAAAATTAAAGCAGTATTTTTAGATCGTGATGGGGTTTTAAACCAGGAAATGGGCGATTACGTGTGCCGTTTGGAGGATTTTCATGTGCTGGACAATTTTGAAGCCCTTAAAGAACTACAGGACCGCGGTTACATGCTTTTAGTAGCCACCAACCAGGGCGGCCTGGCCAAAGGCTGGTATGATGAGGCTGAGCTTACAAAAATGCACGCTCATTTAAAACAGGTTTACTATGAACATGGGGTTGAGATAACCGATTTTTTCTATTGCCCTCACCATCCCAATTTTACGGGCGATTGCGATTGCCGCAAGCCAAAACCGGGATTGCTTTTACAGGGCATCGAAAAATATAATATCGATCCATCCAGGTCATACTTTATAGGCGACCGCGAGCGCGATGTTGAGGCGGGTGTCGCTGCCGGTGTAAAAGGAATTTTGATTAACAGCGACCAGCCAATTAGTACAATATTGGATCTGATAGATTAA
- a CDS encoding DUF4844 domain-containing protein, with product MKKLLVLLLVLAAGIGTKAIAQDENYQAKQQLHSFKLKDKLKPESGEVNFRGLSKPDLQPKLNSLLNVAADDFIRTLNDKPTDKKYVENVKLGLSRFNSFYTGLSTDDKIRICAYFAELMDDVGQESPEALLNRWIQGLEPADQQ from the coding sequence ATGAAAAAACTATTAGTGCTCCTGTTGGTTTTAGCAGCAGGGATTGGTACGAAGGCAATTGCCCAGGACGAAAATTACCAGGCCAAACAGCAGCTTCATAGCTTTAAACTAAAGGACAAATTAAAGCCCGAAAGCGGCGAGGTCAATTTTCGGGGATTATCAAAACCTGACCTGCAGCCCAAACTAAATAGTTTATTAAACGTTGCTGCTGATGACTTTATAAGAACGCTAAACGACAAGCCAACAGATAAAAAGTACGTGGAGAATGTAAAACTTGGCTTATCGCGCTTTAACAGCTTTTATACAGGGCTTAGTACAGACGATAAGATCCGTATTTGTGCTTACTTTGCCGAATTGATGGATGATGTTGGCCAGGAAAGCCCCGAAGCGTTATTGAACCGTTGGATACAAGGTTTAGAGCCTGCCGACCAACAGTAA